In Prunus dulcis chromosome 1, ALMONDv2, whole genome shotgun sequence, the following are encoded in one genomic region:
- the LOC117614638 gene encoding 28S ribosomal protein S33, mitochondrial, whose product MATGGLKSLLSTAITTGVTEARARIFGHILNPTGQKSAHKILRKKLIGEKVAQWYPYDIKKDDPKIMAMEEQERLSKLEMLKRRGKGPPKKGHGRRAAKRNKK is encoded by the exons ATGGCCACTGGTGGTCTAAAGAGCCTGTTGTCCACGGCAATCACTACTGGGGTGACTGAGGCTAGGGCGAGGATATTCGGGCACATACTTAACCCAACAGGCCAGAAATCTGCCCATAAGATTTTACGCAAGAAGTTGATTGGTGAGAAAGTCGCCCAGTGGTACCCATATGACATCAAGAAAGATGACCCCAAAATCATGGCTATGGAAGAACAAGA GCGATTATCCAAGCTTGAAATGTTGAAGCGTCGAGGAAAAGGACCACCCAAGAAGGGTCACGGAAGGCGTGCTGCCAAGCGTAACAAAAAGTAG